A DNA window from Rhizobium jaguaris contains the following coding sequences:
- a CDS encoding DUF1254 domain-containing protein, translated as MNITRRNLTFAGLSLLAGTAISFPARAEFGEGGLQLGEGLEDFWIATDAYIYGYPLVTMEMTRRVMTNVAEVKGTRGPMGHIIKLREYPDASFRDVTAPNADTLYTTSFLDVGKEPYVLSMPDMKGRYFLLPMLDGWTNVFQVPGKRTTGTGPQTYAITAPGWSGTLPEGVTKYESPTDLVWLLGRIYCTGTKEDYAEVHKLQDEFKLVPLSAYGKDYTPPAGKVDPSIDMKTAVRDQVNRLSAVEYFTLLAELMKTNPPSDADAPALERFAQIGLVAGKDFDASKLKADFRDRIPTVGFDRIMLQFKINSNMQDINGWAFTTKTGLYGTNYLMRALVTAIGLGANRPQDAVYPTSQKDTHHRPYDGRKNYVIRFEKGKTPPVSGFWSLTMYDENFFFVENPINRYSISPRQDLKENADGSVDLFLQHESPGAGKESNWLPAPAGKFYLMLRLYWPNENDPSIINGTWTIPAVEEVG; from the coding sequence ATGAATATCACCCGTCGTAACCTGACTTTCGCTGGCCTCAGCCTACTCGCCGGAACCGCAATCTCCTTTCCCGCCCGTGCCGAATTCGGCGAAGGAGGATTGCAGTTAGGCGAGGGCCTGGAGGACTTCTGGATCGCTACAGACGCATACATCTATGGCTACCCTCTGGTGACCATGGAGATGACCCGCCGCGTCATGACCAATGTGGCCGAGGTCAAGGGCACCCGCGGTCCAATGGGACATATCATCAAGCTGCGGGAATACCCCGACGCCTCCTTCAGGGATGTCACGGCGCCGAACGCGGATACATTATATACGACCTCCTTCCTTGATGTCGGCAAGGAACCCTACGTGCTGAGCATGCCGGACATGAAGGGGCGGTATTTCCTACTGCCAATGCTCGATGGATGGACGAACGTCTTCCAGGTGCCGGGCAAGCGGACGACGGGAACTGGGCCGCAGACCTACGCAATCACGGCCCCCGGCTGGAGCGGAACGCTTCCCGAAGGGGTTACGAAATACGAGTCTCCGACTGACTTGGTCTGGCTGCTGGGTCGCATCTACTGCACGGGTACCAAGGAGGATTACGCGGAAGTCCATAAGCTGCAGGACGAGTTCAAACTGGTCCCGCTGAGCGCCTATGGCAAGGACTACACACCTCCGGCCGGCAAAGTCGATCCGTCGATCGACATGAAGACGGCGGTCCGCGATCAGGTCAACCGCCTGAGCGCAGTCGAATACTTCACGCTGCTCGCAGAACTGATGAAGACGAACCCGCCGTCGGACGCGGACGCGCCCGCCTTAGAACGTTTTGCGCAGATCGGACTGGTTGCGGGCAAGGACTTCGACGCTAGCAAGTTGAAGGCCGACTTCCGCGATCGGATTCCCACCGTCGGCTTCGATCGGATCATGTTGCAGTTCAAGATCAACAGCAATATGCAAGACATCAATGGCTGGGCCTTCACGACCAAGACAGGCCTCTACGGAACCAACTATCTTATGCGGGCGCTCGTCACAGCGATTGGCCTCGGCGCCAATCGGCCCCAGGACGCCGTCTATCCGACCTCCCAAAAGGATACCCATCACCGTCCATACGACGGCAGGAAGAACTACGTCATCCGCTTCGAGAAGGGCAAGACGCCACCGGTTTCGGGCTTCTGGTCACTCACCATGTACGACGAAAACTTCTTCTTCGTCGAAAACCCCATCAATCGCTACTCAATCAGCCCCCGTCAGGATCTGAAGGAGAACGCCGACGGGTCAGTGGACCTTTTCCTGCAGCACGAGTCTCCAGGCGCCGGCAAGGAGTCGAACTGGTTGCCTGCACCGGCAGGCAAGTTCTACCTGATGCTGAGACTGTATTGGCCGAACGAGAACGATCCCTCGATCATCAACGGCACCTGGACGATCCCGGCGGTCGAGGAAGTCGGTTAG
- a CDS encoding tetratricopeptide repeat protein: MEAETQNGATEGPSVPVDACRDQLALILDSVEFDATDRERRFLSYVVNETLSGRGERIKAYSIAVEVFGRDTSFDPQADPIVRVEAGHLRRALERYYLTAGLTDPIRISIPKGAYVPTFSMHGTASAHESTAPSTTVPAPARVGSKLPVMIATAILVAVALALWWRLDSPRSVASGPEIPRLAVEWFEDLSGKDGSAALARGLTQEVVSELSKFKDIVVVQSPSPEAARRVRYVLAGSLYTSPETFRLQVRLRSSPDGTVLWAASYDGPTTVRDLLNSQANIASNVATTLAQAYGIIFQTDAKLVVPNPPDDWAAYACTLSYYSYRANFDDRVRPSVRVCLEKAVERFPNYATAWALLSLTLIDEARFGYPIDPVRSPALIEQALADARRAVELEPLNVRGLQAQMFALYLKKETDAAMKVGARAISINPNDTELIGEYGYRLAMSGKWNDGCALVAKAWERNAGPPAYYEAALAICSYFRRDYEDAAMWIRKADTPANALYHVIAAAVFAEAGDETLANRERDWLVEHEPALVRNLRNEVALRFTRSEDIASFLASLKKAGLQFSE, translated from the coding sequence ATGGAAGCAGAAACCCAAAACGGCGCAACCGAAGGGCCAAGTGTTCCCGTCGACGCGTGCCGCGACCAGCTTGCTCTGATACTTGACAGCGTTGAATTTGACGCCACCGATCGTGAGCGGCGATTTCTCAGCTACGTCGTAAACGAAACCTTGTCCGGGCGCGGGGAACGCATCAAGGCCTACTCGATCGCCGTGGAGGTATTTGGTCGCGACACCTCTTTCGATCCGCAAGCCGATCCCATTGTCCGCGTTGAGGCCGGCCATCTCCGGCGCGCCCTCGAACGGTACTATCTGACTGCCGGACTGACTGACCCCATCCGCATCAGCATACCGAAGGGTGCCTACGTTCCGACATTCTCCATGCATGGCACCGCCAGTGCCCATGAATCGACTGCCCCCTCTACAACAGTGCCGGCGCCGGCAAGAGTAGGGTCCAAGCTGCCGGTCATGATTGCAACTGCGATATTGGTCGCTGTCGCTCTTGCGCTGTGGTGGCGGCTCGATTCTCCTCGATCCGTTGCGAGCGGGCCGGAAATCCCGCGTCTCGCGGTCGAATGGTTTGAGGACCTCTCTGGTAAGGATGGTTCCGCAGCCTTGGCTCGCGGTCTTACCCAGGAGGTCGTCAGCGAACTGTCAAAATTCAAGGACATCGTCGTCGTTCAATCACCCAGCCCCGAGGCCGCACGCCGGGTTCGATACGTACTCGCCGGAAGCTTGTATACATCGCCTGAAACCTTCCGGCTGCAGGTCCGCCTCCGCAGCAGTCCGGACGGGACCGTACTCTGGGCCGCAAGCTACGACGGCCCGACGACGGTTCGCGATCTATTGAACTCCCAGGCAAACATCGCCAGCAACGTGGCGACGACCCTGGCGCAGGCCTATGGCATCATTTTTCAGACCGACGCGAAACTAGTCGTTCCCAACCCCCCGGACGACTGGGCCGCCTATGCCTGCACGCTCTCCTACTATTCCTACCGTGCCAACTTCGACGATCGGGTCCGGCCGTCGGTCCGCGTCTGTCTTGAGAAGGCCGTCGAACGCTTTCCCAACTACGCTACCGCCTGGGCGCTTCTATCGCTGACCCTCATTGACGAGGCTCGCTTCGGCTACCCCATCGATCCAGTCAGGTCGCCGGCACTGATCGAACAGGCACTTGCCGATGCACGGCGCGCGGTGGAATTGGAACCGTTGAATGTCCGAGGGCTGCAGGCTCAGATGTTTGCGCTCTATCTCAAGAAGGAAACCGATGCGGCCATGAAAGTGGGCGCCAGGGCGATTTCCATCAATCCCAACGATACCGAGCTCATCGGTGAGTACGGATATCGGCTGGCGATGTCTGGAAAATGGAACGACGGGTGTGCGCTGGTGGCGAAGGCGTGGGAACGCAACGCGGGACCCCCTGCATACTATGAGGCGGCGCTCGCCATTTGCTCATATTTCCGTAGAGACTATGAGGATGCGGCGATGTGGATCAGAAAGGCGGATACTCCTGCCAACGCCCTCTATCACGTCATCGCTGCCGCGGTTTTCGCCGAAGCCGGTGACGAAACGCTTGCCAATCGCGAGCGGGATTGGCTCGTAGAGCATGAGCCGGCGCTGGTGCGAAATCTGCGCAACGAAGTGGCCCTTCGCTTCACGCGATCCGAGGATATCGCATCTTTCCTGGCGTCGCTGAAGAAGGCCGGTTTGCAGTTTTCAGAGTGA
- a CDS encoding DUF2721 domain-containing protein, translating into MLNEVATAEQISRVISQATAPAFLLGAVAAFISVLITRMNRIVDRSNVLSALPEDDPARGHLRVIVLPRLKRRARLLNKAIECAVMSGIFTTMLVIMAFAASFLNLRHEYGAAFMFSIALLFFAASLVALLLEVRAAVHDLDFYV; encoded by the coding sequence ATGCTGAACGAAGTGGCGACGGCCGAACAGATATCACGCGTGATCTCACAAGCGACTGCCCCAGCCTTTCTGTTGGGTGCGGTGGCAGCATTCATCTCGGTCTTGATCACACGCATGAACCGGATCGTGGATCGCAGCAATGTCTTAAGCGCTCTGCCTGAGGACGACCCCGCTCGCGGTCATCTAAGGGTTATCGTCCTTCCACGATTGAAGCGGCGCGCCAGGTTGCTCAACAAGGCAATAGAATGCGCAGTGATGAGCGGCATATTCACAACCATGCTTGTCATAATGGCGTTTGCTGCCTCATTTCTAAACCTTAGGCATGAATACGGCGCGGCTTTCATGTTCTCGATCGCGCTTCTGTTCTTCGCCGCTTCCTTGGTGGCATTGCTACTTGAGGTGCGCGCCGCAGTGCACGACCTCGATTTCTATGTGTAA
- a CDS encoding malonate--CoA ligase, giving the protein MGNHLFDAIRDAARDDSVFIELTDGRTWTYREVLSFSARLAGAIASLGVQPGDRVAVQVEKSAEALVLYLACVRCGAVYLPLNPAYTLAELEYFIGDAEPRLAVVAPTAKEAVSPIAARHGAVVETLDAVGGGSLIAIADNEPNDFTDVDRDADDLAAILYTSGTTGRSKGAMLTHGNLLSNALTLRDHWWFTSADRLIHALPIFHTHGLFVATNVTLLAGASMFLLPKFDPDEILSLMARSSVLMGVPTFYTRLLQSPHLDRDAVTNMRLFVSGSAPLLAETHVEFGRRTGHAILERYGMTETNMNTSNPYDGERIAGTVGLPLPGVTVRVVDAATGKPLPPEETGMIEIKGPNVFKGYWRMPEKTAAEFTEDGFFISGDLGTIDEQGYVCIVGRGKDVVISGGYNIYPKEVELEIDRIEGVVESAVIGVAHPDFGEGVTAVVVRKPGALVDEAAVLMALGDRLARYKQPKRVMFVEELPRNTMGKVQKNVLREQYAGLFVDS; this is encoded by the coding sequence ATGGGCAATCATCTGTTCGATGCGATCCGCGATGCGGCGCGCGACGACTCGGTTTTCATCGAGCTGACCGATGGACGAACATGGACCTATCGAGAAGTCCTATCCTTTTCTGCTCGCCTGGCGGGCGCGATTGCGTCGCTTGGCGTGCAGCCAGGAGACAGAGTTGCCGTACAGGTCGAAAAGAGTGCTGAGGCGCTGGTCCTTTACCTTGCCTGCGTTCGGTGCGGAGCTGTCTATCTTCCGCTCAACCCCGCCTATACGCTTGCAGAACTGGAGTACTTCATTGGCGATGCCGAACCTCGGCTGGCCGTCGTCGCGCCGACGGCGAAGGAAGCCGTTTCCCCGATCGCGGCGCGTCACGGTGCGGTCGTCGAGACGTTGGACGCCGTTGGCGGTGGATCCCTGATCGCAATCGCCGACAACGAACCGAACGACTTCACCGATGTCGATCGCGATGCGGACGACCTCGCCGCGATCCTATACACGTCCGGGACCACCGGCCGTTCGAAGGGCGCCATGTTGACCCATGGCAACCTGCTCTCCAATGCGTTGACGTTGCGAGACCATTGGTGGTTCACATCGGCTGACCGGCTCATACACGCCTTGCCGATCTTTCATACTCACGGGCTCTTCGTCGCGACGAATGTGACGCTGCTCGCGGGCGCCTCGATGTTCCTGCTTCCCAAGTTCGATCCAGATGAAATCCTCTCGTTGATGGCGCGATCGAGTGTGCTGATGGGAGTTCCGACGTTCTACACGCGCCTCTTGCAAAGCCCGCATCTCGACAGGGATGCGGTCACAAATATGCGCCTTTTCGTGTCGGGATCGGCTCCGCTGCTCGCCGAAACCCATGTCGAATTCGGCCGCCGCACCGGTCACGCGATCCTTGAGCGCTACGGAATGACCGAAACGAACATGAACACATCGAACCCGTACGATGGCGAGCGTATCGCCGGCACCGTCGGTTTGCCGTTGCCGGGTGTGACGGTCCGTGTTGTCGACGCGGCGACGGGAAAGCCGCTGCCTCCAGAGGAGACGGGCATGATCGAAATCAAGGGGCCGAATGTCTTCAAGGGCTATTGGCGCATGCCGGAAAAGACGGCCGCAGAGTTCACCGAGGACGGGTTCTTCATCAGTGGCGACCTCGGAACGATCGATGAGCAGGGTTACGTCTGCATCGTCGGGCGCGGCAAGGACGTCGTGATCTCCGGCGGATACAACATCTACCCGAAGGAGGTCGAACTGGAGATCGACCGGATCGAGGGCGTCGTCGAAAGCGCCGTTATCGGCGTCGCGCATCCGGACTTTGGCGAGGGCGTAACGGCGGTCGTCGTGCGCAAGCCGGGAGCATTGGTCGACGAAGCGGCGGTGCTGATGGCTCTCGGGGATCGCCTCGCACGTTACAAGCAGCCAAAGCGGGTGATGTTCGTCGAAGAACTTCCACGCAATACGATGGGAAAGGTCCAGAAAAATGTGCTGCGTGAGCAGTACGCCGGCCTATTCGTGGACAGTTGA
- a CDS encoding vitamin B12-dependent ribonucleotide reductase has protein sequence MRIERRFTKAGQSPYAEIEFRKATSEIKNPDGSIVFRLENIDVPAQFSQVAADILAQKYFRKAGVPAKLKKVEENDVPSFLWRSVPDDAALKDLPKESQIGSETDARQVFDRLAGTWTYWGWKGGYFSSEEDASAFRDELAYMLATQRVAPNSPQWFNTGMHWAYGIDGPGQGHFYVDPFTGKITKSKSAYEHPQPHACFIQSVEDDLVNEGGIMDLWVREARLFKYGSGTGSNFSLLRGEGEKLSGGGRSSGLMSFLKIGDRAAGAIKSGGTTRRAAKMVVVDIDHPDIEEYINWKVKEEQKVAALVTGSKIVAKHLKAIMKAAVNCEGDNDDCFDPAKNPALKREIRAAKKDQVPENYVQRVIQFARQGYKDLEFKTYDTDWDSEAYLTVSGQNSNNSVSIKDDFLRAVESDGDWHLTARKDGKVVKTLKARDLWESISYAAWASADPGLHFNTTMNDWHTSPSAGSIRASNPCSEYMFLDDTACNLASLNLMTFKDAASKRINIADYEHAVRLWTVVLEISVMMAQFPSRRIAELSYEYRTLGLGYANIGGLLMSSGIPYDSDEARAIAGSLTAIMTGIAYATSAEMASELGTFPMFKPNREHMLRVIRNHRRAAYGEISGYEGLSVNPVALIHSHNPDQDLVAHAKAAWDKALSLGEQHGYRNAQATVIAPTGTIGLVMDCDTTGIEPDFALVKFKKLAGGGYFKIINRAVPEALRALGYSESQIAEIEAYAVGHGNLNQAPAINPSTLKAKGFTDEKVEAVNAALKSAFDIKFVFNQWTLGADFLKGTLKVSDEQLTDISFNLLDHLGFSKKEIEAANIHVCGAMTLEGAPFLKNEHLAVFDCANPCGKIGKRYLSVESHIRMMAAAQPFISGAISKTINMANEATVEDCKNAYMLSWKLGLKANALYRDGSKLSQPLNASLIDDDDNEDAVEELLQAPAAAQAVTVTEKIIERVIEKVVRSQEKLPGRRKGYTQKAKIGGHTIFLRTGEYDDGRLGEIFLDMNKEGSALRAFINNFAISVSLGLQYGVPLEEYVDAFTFTKFEPAGIVTGNDAIKNATSILDYVFRELAISYLGRHDLAHVDTSDFSNTALGRGVSEGKADVVSKGLTRGYKPTLVPTSGERQAAEVKGSATAAPARASSGATITAFAGNAVRKLEPASAISTSEVVAFKRDYEERAKELAEEIAEELATETAEASTALFTDKAADDAATAKSEAKKLESERRARSIMQGYTGNMCTECQNFTMVRNGTCEKCDTCGATSGCS, from the coding sequence ATGCGCATCGAACGTCGTTTTACGAAGGCAGGCCAGTCACCCTATGCGGAGATCGAGTTCCGCAAGGCGACCAGCGAGATCAAGAACCCCGATGGCTCGATCGTCTTCCGCCTCGAAAACATCGACGTGCCGGCGCAGTTTTCGCAGGTTGCCGCCGACATTCTGGCACAGAAGTATTTCCGCAAGGCCGGCGTACCCGCCAAGCTGAAGAAGGTTGAGGAAAACGACGTTCCTTCCTTCCTGTGGCGCTCCGTGCCCGATGATGCGGCCCTGAAGGATTTGCCAAAGGAAAGCCAGATCGGCTCCGAAACCGATGCGCGCCAGGTTTTCGACCGTCTCGCCGGCACCTGGACCTACTGGGGCTGGAAGGGCGGCTATTTCTCCTCCGAAGAAGACGCTTCCGCTTTCCGCGACGAGCTTGCTTATATGCTCGCGACGCAGCGCGTCGCTCCGAACTCGCCGCAGTGGTTCAACACCGGCATGCACTGGGCCTACGGCATCGACGGCCCCGGCCAGGGCCATTTCTATGTCGACCCCTTCACGGGCAAGATCACCAAGTCCAAGTCGGCCTATGAACATCCGCAGCCGCATGCCTGCTTCATCCAGTCGGTCGAGGACGATCTCGTCAACGAAGGCGGCATCATGGACCTCTGGGTTCGTGAAGCGCGTCTCTTCAAATATGGTTCCGGCACCGGCTCCAACTTCTCGCTGCTGCGCGGCGAAGGCGAAAAGCTCTCCGGCGGTGGCCGTTCCTCCGGCCTGATGAGCTTCCTGAAGATCGGCGACCGCGCTGCCGGCGCCATCAAGTCGGGCGGCACGACGCGCCGCGCCGCCAAGATGGTCGTCGTCGACATCGACCATCCGGATATCGAGGAATACATCAACTGGAAGGTCAAGGAAGAGCAGAAGGTTGCCGCCCTCGTCACCGGCTCGAAGATCGTCGCCAAGCACCTGAAGGCGATCATGAAAGCCGCCGTCAATTGCGAAGGCGACAATGACGATTGCTTCGACCCGGCCAAGAACCCTGCCCTGAAGCGCGAAATCCGCGCCGCCAAGAAGGACCAGGTTCCGGAAAACTATGTCCAGCGCGTCATCCAGTTCGCTCGCCAGGGCTACAAGGACCTCGAGTTCAAGACCTATGACACCGATTGGGATTCGGAAGCCTACCTCACCGTTTCCGGCCAGAACTCCAATAATTCCGTGTCGATCAAGGATGACTTCCTGCGCGCCGTCGAGAGCGATGGCGACTGGCACCTGACCGCCCGCAAGGACGGCAAGGTCGTCAAGACGCTGAAGGCGCGCGACCTCTGGGAATCCATCTCCTACGCCGCCTGGGCGTCTGCCGATCCGGGCCTGCACTTCAACACGACTATGAACGACTGGCACACCAGCCCGTCGGCCGGCTCGATCCGTGCATCGAACCCGTGCTCGGAATATATGTTCCTCGACGACACGGCTTGCAACCTTGCGTCGCTGAACCTGATGACCTTCAAGGATGCCGCCAGCAAGCGCATCAACATTGCCGACTACGAGCATGCCGTCCGCCTTTGGACCGTCGTCCTCGAAATCTCGGTCATGATGGCGCAGTTCCCGTCGCGCCGCATTGCCGAACTCTCCTATGAATACCGCACGCTCGGCCTCGGCTACGCCAACATCGGCGGCCTGCTGATGTCCTCCGGCATTCCCTATGACTCGGACGAAGCCCGCGCCATCGCCGGCTCGCTGACCGCGATCATGACCGGCATTGCCTATGCGACCTCGGCCGAAATGGCATCCGAACTCGGGACCTTCCCGATGTTCAAGCCGAACCGCGAGCACATGCTGCGCGTCATCCGCAACCACCGCCGCGCCGCCTATGGCGAGATCTCTGGCTATGAGGGCCTGTCGGTCAATCCGGTGGCGCTGATCCATAGCCACAATCCGGACCAGGATCTCGTCGCCCACGCCAAGGCGGCCTGGGACAAGGCCTTGAGCCTCGGTGAACAGCATGGCTATCGCAACGCCCAGGCAACCGTGATCGCCCCGACCGGCACGATCGGCCTCGTCATGGATTGCGACACCACCGGCATCGAGCCCGACTTCGCGCTGGTGAAGTTCAAGAAGCTCGCCGGTGGCGGCTACTTCAAGATCATCAACCGCGCCGTTCCGGAAGCGCTGCGTGCACTCGGCTACTCCGAAAGCCAGATTGCCGAAATCGAGGCCTATGCCGTCGGTCACGGCAACCTGAACCAGGCGCCGGCTATCAACCCTTCGACGCTGAAGGCCAAGGGCTTCACCGACGAGAAGGTGGAAGCCGTCAATGCCGCGCTGAAGAGCGCCTTCGACATCAAGTTCGTCTTCAACCAGTGGACACTCGGCGCCGACTTCCTGAAGGGCACGCTGAAGGTTTCCGACGAGCAGCTGACCGACATCAGTTTCAACCTGCTCGACCATCTCGGTTTCTCCAAGAAGGAGATCGAGGCTGCCAACATCCATGTCTGCGGTGCGATGACGCTGGAAGGCGCGCCGTTCCTCAAGAACGAGCACCTCGCCGTCTTCGATTGCGCCAATCCCTGCGGCAAGATCGGCAAGCGCTATCTCTCGGTTGAAAGCCATATCCGCATGATGGCTGCCGCCCAGCCCTTCATCTCGGGCGCCATTTCCAAAACGATCAACATGGCCAACGAAGCGACCGTCGAGGATTGCAAGAACGCCTACATGCTCTCTTGGAAGCTCGGCCTGAAGGCGAATGCGCTCTATCGCGATGGCTCCAAGCTCAGCCAGCCGCTGAACGCCTCGCTGATCGACGATGACGATAACGAGGATGCAGTGGAAGAACTGCTGCAGGCCCCGGCTGCCGCCCAGGCCGTCACCGTCACCGAAAAGATCATAGAACGCGTCATCGAAAAGGTTGTCCGCAGCCAGGAAAAGCTCCCCGGTCGCCGAAAGGGTTACACCCAGAAGGCCAAGATCGGCGGACACACCATCTTCCTGCGCACCGGCGAATATGACGACGGCCGTCTCGGCGAAATCTTCCTCGACATGAACAAGGAAGGTTCGGCGCTGCGCGCCTTCATCAACAACTTCGCCATCTCCGTCTCACTCGGCCTGCAATACGGCGTGCCGCTCGAGGAGTATGTCGATGCCTTCACCTTCACCAAGTTCGAGCCGGCCGGCATCGTTACCGGCAACGACGCGATCAAGAACGCCACGTCGATCCTCGACTATGTGTTCCGTGAGCTCGCCATCTCCTATCTCGGCCGCCACGACCTCGCACATGTCGACACCTCGGACTTCAGCAACACGGCGCTCGGACGCGGCGTATCGGAAGGCAAGGCGGATGTCGTTTCCAAGGGCCTGACCCGCGGCTATAAGCCGACGCTGGTGCCGACATCGGGCGAGCGCCAGGCAGCCGAGGTCAAGGGTTCGGCAACGGCAGCCCCAGCGCGGGCCTCTTCGGGTGCGACGATCACTGCTTTTGCCGGTAACGCCGTGCGCAAGCTCGAGCCGGCCAGCGCCATCTCCACCTCGGAAGTCGTCGCCTTCAAGCGCGACTACGAGGAACGCGCCAAGGAGCTGGCCGAAGAGATCGCCGAGGAACTGGCAACCGAAACCGCCGAAGCCTCCACCGCCCTCTTCACCGACAAGGCGGCGGATGACGCGGCAACGGCGAAATCGGAAGCCAAGAAACTGGAATCCGAACGCCGCGCCCGCTCCATCATGCAGGGCTACACCGGCAACATGTGCACCGAATGCCAGAACTTCACGATGGTCCGGAATGGGACTTGCGAGAAGTGCGACACCTGCGGTGCGACGAGCGGGTGCTCTTGA
- the gpt gene encoding xanthine phosphoribosyltransferase: MSLPDKAFPVSWDQFHRDARALAWRLAGLNRDFKAIVCITRGGLVPAAIISRELNIRMIDTVCIASYHDYASQGKMNLLKGITPELTADGGEGVLVVDDLTDTGKTAAEVRTMLPKAHFACLYAKPKGVPTIDTFITEVSQDTWIYFPWDMGFTYQEPIAKGHRG, translated from the coding sequence ATGTCCCTGCCCGATAAAGCCTTTCCCGTATCCTGGGATCAGTTCCATCGCGATGCCCGCGCACTTGCCTGGCGGCTCGCCGGCCTCAATCGAGATTTCAAGGCGATCGTTTGCATCACCCGCGGCGGCTTGGTGCCCGCCGCCATCATCTCGCGCGAACTCAACATCCGCATGATCGATACTGTCTGCATCGCCTCCTACCACGACTATGCCAGCCAGGGCAAAATGAACCTGCTCAAAGGCATCACGCCGGAATTGACGGCCGATGGCGGCGAAGGTGTGCTTGTCGTCGATGACCTGACGGATACCGGCAAGACTGCCGCTGAAGTGCGCACCATGCTGCCTAAGGCGCATTTCGCGTGCCTATACGCCAAGCCGAAGGGCGTGCCGACCATCGACACCTTCATCACCGAGGTCAGCCAGGACACCTGGATCTATTTCCCCTGGGACATGGGTTTCACCTATCAGGAGCCGATCGCCAAGGGTCATCGCGGCTGA